From Roseburia hominis, the proteins below share one genomic window:
- the hisA gene encoding phosphoribosylformimino-5-aminoimidazole carboxamide ribotide isomerase: protein MKFRPCIDIHNGKVKQIVGGSLKDQGDQADTNYESRQGAAYYAKLYRRDHLTGGHIILLNPASSPYYEETRAQALAALSAYPGGLQIGGGITAEKAGEYLAAGASHVIVTSYVFQNGNINWEHLKRLTDAVGREHVVLDLSCRRKPDGEYYIVTDRWQKFTDVRVSEEVMETLAEYCDEFLIHGVDVEGRSAGAPEELVRLLAAHRIRKITYAGGIGSMEDLKRFEECSGGRLDFTIGSALDIFGGTISYAALVQRESECEQDKKSL, encoded by the coding sequence ATGAAATTTCGACCATGCATCGACATACATAACGGTAAGGTGAAACAGATTGTGGGAGGGAGCCTAAAGGATCAGGGCGACCAGGCGGATACGAATTATGAATCCAGGCAGGGTGCAGCGTATTATGCGAAGCTGTATCGGAGGGATCATTTGACTGGGGGGCACATTATTCTGCTGAACCCGGCCTCTTCGCCGTATTATGAGGAGACGAGGGCGCAGGCGCTTGCGGCCCTTAGCGCGTATCCCGGGGGCCTGCAGATCGGCGGCGGGATTACGGCGGAGAAAGCCGGAGAGTATTTGGCTGCGGGGGCGTCCCATGTGATCGTGACTTCCTATGTGTTTCAGAATGGGAACATAAACTGGGAGCATTTAAAACGGCTCACGGATGCGGTGGGCCGGGAGCATGTTGTGCTGGATCTCAGCTGCCGCAGGAAGCCGGACGGAGAATACTATATCGTGACGGACCGCTGGCAGAAGTTTACCGATGTGAGAGTAAGTGAGGAAGTGATGGAGACTCTGGCGGAATATTGTGATGAATTTCTGATACACGGGGTAGATGTGGAAGGCAGATCGGCAGGGGCGCCGGAGGAATTGGTCAGGCTCCTTGCCGCGCATAGAATCAGGAAGATTACGTATGCCGGAGGAATCGGAAGCATGGAAGATCTTAAGCGATTTGAGGAATGCTCCGGGGGCAGACTGGATTTTACGATCGGAAGTGCACTGGATATTTTCGGAGGAACGATCTCTTATGCAGCGCTCGTACAGAGGGAGTCGGAGTGTGAACAGGATAAGAAGAGTTTGTGA